A portion of the Hydractinia symbiolongicarpus strain clone_291-10 chromosome 10, HSymV2.1, whole genome shotgun sequence genome contains these proteins:
- the LOC130662368 gene encoding ankyrin repeat domain-containing protein 60-like isoform X1: MKLYVYIETTKENVVVTNVNKNLTVSKLKERIEDLVGIPSHLLELFYLDECPLLDSKPLSYFHILSDAHIKARGWKTNKNLIQASRDGDWEALHKEILASCRYEIRYDHNKALSALLIACYHGNAILVEKLLKTGVNCRACFHSGKDALCVAVSRGQISCCELLLQRKVRSFEWKNNRTSLTNWSLQERIKRGLDRIEETRKVQTNEQYSRLTNSQMYDSALSTWFKSTHAQIYLCEILDSQTKSTRRKKLVFKP, translated from the exons ATGAAACTATATGTTTACATTGAAACAACAAAAGAGAATGTAGTCGTGACAAATGTTAATAAAAATCTTACTGTTTCCAAACTTAAAGAAAGAATTGAAGATCTAGTTGGCATTCCGAG TCATCTACTGGAGTTGTTTTATCTTGATGAGTGTCCATTGTTAGACAGTAAACCTCTCAGTTATTTTCATATTCTGTCTGATGCGCATATCAAAGCACGTGGGTGGAAaaccaataaaaatttaatCCAGGCGTCACGTGACGGTGATTGGGAAG cATTACATAAAGAAATTCTAGCATCGTGTCGCTACGAAATTAGATACGATCATAACAAAGCATTGTCAGCGTTATTGATTGCATGTTATCATGGTAATGCTATTTTGGtggaaaaattattaaaaactggTGTTAATTGTCGAGCATGTTTTCATTCTGGCAAAGACGCGCTTTGTGTAGCAGTCTCGCGTGGTCAGATAAGTTGTTGTGAGTTATTAT TGCAAAGGAAGGTGCGATCGTTCGAATGGAAGAACAACAGAACTTCACTAACCAATTGGAGCTTACAAGAGAGAATCAAAAGAGGTTTAGATCGAATCGAAGAAACTCGAAAAGTTCAGACCAATGAGCAATACTCACGCTTAACCAATTCACAAATGTATGACTCAGCACTTTCTACGTGGTTCAAGAGTACGCATGCGCAGATATATTTGTGCGAAATACTTGACAGTCAAACGAAATCAACGAGAAGAAAAAAACTTGTCTTTAAACCGTAA
- the LOC130662368 gene encoding ankyrin repeat domain-containing protein 60-like isoform X2, whose translation MKLYVYIETTKENVVVTNVNKNLTVSKLKERIEDLVGIPSHLLELFYLDECPLLDSKPLSYFHILSDAHIKARGWKTNKNLIQASRDGDWEALHKEILASCRYEIRYDHNKALSALLIACYHGNAILVEKLLKTGVNCRACFHSGKDALCVAVSRGQISCLQRKVRSFEWKNNRTSLTNWSLQERIKRGLDRIEETRKVQTNEQYSRLTNSQMYDSALSTWFKSTHAQIYLCEILDSQTKSTRRKKLVFKP comes from the exons ATGAAACTATATGTTTACATTGAAACAACAAAAGAGAATGTAGTCGTGACAAATGTTAATAAAAATCTTACTGTTTCCAAACTTAAAGAAAGAATTGAAGATCTAGTTGGCATTCCGAG TCATCTACTGGAGTTGTTTTATCTTGATGAGTGTCCATTGTTAGACAGTAAACCTCTCAGTTATTTTCATATTCTGTCTGATGCGCATATCAAAGCACGTGGGTGGAAaaccaataaaaatttaatCCAGGCGTCACGTGACGGTGATTGGGAAG cATTACATAAAGAAATTCTAGCATCGTGTCGCTACGAAATTAGATACGATCATAACAAAGCATTGTCAGCGTTATTGATTGCATGTTATCATGGTAATGCTATTTTGGtggaaaaattattaaaaactggTGTTAATTGTCGAGCATGTTTTCATTCTGGCAAAGACGCGCTTTGTGTAGCAGTCTCGCGTGGTCAGATAAGTTGTT TGCAAAGGAAGGTGCGATCGTTCGAATGGAAGAACAACAGAACTTCACTAACCAATTGGAGCTTACAAGAGAGAATCAAAAGAGGTTTAGATCGAATCGAAGAAACTCGAAAAGTTCAGACCAATGAGCAATACTCACGCTTAACCAATTCACAAATGTATGACTCAGCACTTTCTACGTGGTTCAAGAGTACGCATGCGCAGATATATTTGTGCGAAATACTTGACAGTCAAACGAAATCAACGAGAAGAAAAAAACTTGTCTTTAAACCGTAA